In Desulfovibrio inopinatus DSM 10711, the following proteins share a genomic window:
- the ald gene encoding alanine dehydrogenase produces the protein MIVGILKEIKSEENRVCMTPSGVEVMVQYGHTVLVEKSAGEGTGFTNKMYESAGAKIISTPDEIYQKSEMVMHVKEPLPSEYDLIREGQIVFTYLHLAADEALTNALIKSKSICIAYETIEKDDKSLPLLTPMSEVAGRMSIQEGAKYLEMNHCGHGVLLGGVPGVEPATVVVIGGGVVGTNAAKMACGLGAKVYLLDMNLDRLRYLSDVMPANCFPMMSTPAVLRKLCREADVVIGAVLVTGAKAPKLLTKSMLKEMKNGAVIVDVAIDQGGCFETSKATTHGDPVYAVDGVVHYCVANMPGAVARTSTIALTNATLPYALEIANKGWRKSMQENKEIKLGANIIDGKVVYKGVADAFDLEFVDVGTFLQ, from the coding sequence ATGATTGTTGGAATCCTTAAAGAAATTAAGTCAGAAGAGAATCGTGTATGCATGACTCCGTCTGGAGTTGAAGTTATGGTTCAGTATGGACATACTGTTCTCGTTGAAAAAAGTGCTGGTGAAGGAACAGGATTTACTAACAAGATGTATGAGAGCGCAGGAGCAAAAATTATTTCGACTCCTGATGAAATTTATCAAAAGTCAGAGATGGTAATGCATGTTAAAGAACCATTGCCATCGGAATATGATCTTATTCGTGAAGGGCAAATCGTCTTTACATATCTCCATCTTGCAGCAGATGAAGCACTGACAAATGCTCTTATAAAGAGTAAATCGATATGCATTGCATATGAAACAATAGAGAAAGATGATAAGAGCTTGCCTTTGCTTACTCCCATGTCCGAAGTTGCAGGCCGGATGTCCATCCAAGAGGGAGCGAAGTATTTGGAAATGAACCATTGTGGACATGGCGTACTGCTGGGAGGAGTGCCCGGCGTTGAGCCCGCTACTGTCGTGGTTATCGGTGGTGGAGTCGTTGGAACAAACGCTGCGAAAATGGCCTGCGGTCTTGGAGCAAAAGTGTATTTGCTCGACATGAATCTCGACCGTCTGCGTTATTTGTCTGATGTTATGCCGGCAAACTGTTTTCCCATGATGTCTACACCTGCCGTATTGCGCAAATTATGCCGTGAAGCAGATGTCGTTATTGGCGCCGTGCTCGTTACGGGTGCTAAGGCACCGAAGCTGCTGACAAAGAGCATGCTGAAAGAAATGAAGAATGGTGCCGTTATTGTCGATGTTGCTATTGACCAGGGAGGCTGTTTCGAAACCTCCAAAGCCACGACGCATGGAGATCCGGTTTATGCGGTTGACGGTGTTGTCCACTACTGTGTGGCGAACATGCCAGGCGCCGTTGCGCGAACTTCAACTATCGCTCTGACGAACGCGACACTGCCTTATGCCCTGGAGATTGCCAATAAGGGCTGGCGTAAATCCATGCAGGAAAATAAGGAAATCAAGCTTGGGGCCAACATCATAGACGGTAAAGTCGTGTACAAAGGTGTTGCCGATGCGTTTGATCTGGAATTCGTGGATGTCGGAACCTTTTTGCAATAA
- the fliE gene encoding flagellar hook-basal body complex protein FliE: MPISSTALNAYKAAMSQARSIENKVDRSLATTPAPRESFSQTLQNSLTNVNDLQSNKANMIEAFASGEKQNVHELMISLQKASLAMEMTTAVRNKALEGYKELVKMQF, translated from the coding sequence ATGCCCATCTCGTCCACCGCACTCAATGCCTACAAGGCTGCTATGTCCCAGGCCCGCAGTATCGAAAATAAAGTCGATAGAAGTCTGGCAACAACGCCTGCTCCTCGGGAATCATTTTCCCAAACGCTCCAGAATTCGCTCACGAACGTGAACGATCTCCAGTCGAACAAAGCTAACATGATCGAAGCGTTTGCCTCCGGGGAAAAACAGAACGTGCATGAGCTCATGATCAGTCTGCAAAAAGCCAGCCTGGCCATGGAAATGACGACAGCTGTCCGTAACAAGGCTCTTGAGGGATACAAAGAACTCGTCAAAATGCAGTTCTAG
- a CDS encoding alanine/glycine:cation symporter family protein, with the protein MIDPASIRAFLQPVEVFFGEVGNFVWGPPMLILLVGTGFYLTIILRGLQFRKLGYSLWLALIKRREEGAGDISHFQALMTALSATVGTGNIAGVATAIAIGGPGALFWMWVTGLLGMATKYAEAVLAVQYREIDENGEMSGGPMYYISKGLGFKWLGWLFAFFASIAAFGIGNMVQANSVADALHATVGIAPWITGIGLMLATAFVILGGIKSIGKVAGVLVPAMIVFYMGGALLIILMNISGVPDAFALIFKEAFTDTAATGGFIGATVMMSIRFGVARGVFSNESGLGSAPIAAAAAQTNHPVTQALVSMTQTFIDTIIVCTVTGLVLILSGAWNSGITGAELTTIAFGKSIAGGEYIVSLGLSLFAYSTVLGWCYYGEKSIEYILGVKAILPYRLVYILFVGLGAIAKLSFVWTVSDVFNGLMAVPNLIGLLLLSPVILRVTKDYFGDPSCKEDAAETAEESLSGCREQS; encoded by the coding sequence ATGATTGATCCTGCATCCATACGCGCGTTTCTCCAACCGGTTGAAGTTTTCTTTGGGGAAGTGGGGAATTTTGTTTGGGGCCCACCGATGCTTATCCTGCTTGTGGGGACAGGATTTTACCTTACAATTATTCTTCGGGGGCTTCAGTTTCGGAAACTCGGCTATTCCCTGTGGTTGGCCCTCATAAAACGACGTGAAGAAGGGGCTGGCGATATTAGTCATTTTCAAGCGCTTATGACCGCGCTTTCGGCTACGGTCGGTACGGGCAATATCGCTGGCGTAGCAACGGCCATTGCTATTGGAGGGCCTGGTGCTCTCTTTTGGATGTGGGTTACGGGATTGCTTGGTATGGCTACAAAGTATGCTGAAGCTGTCCTTGCGGTTCAGTACAGAGAAATTGATGAAAATGGAGAAATGAGCGGCGGGCCGATGTACTATATTTCCAAAGGCCTCGGCTTCAAGTGGCTTGGTTGGTTGTTTGCGTTCTTCGCATCCATTGCCGCGTTCGGGATCGGCAATATGGTGCAAGCAAATTCTGTCGCGGACGCTCTTCATGCCACGGTTGGTATCGCCCCCTGGATCACCGGAATTGGTCTTATGCTGGCAACCGCATTTGTTATCCTCGGCGGTATTAAGAGTATTGGTAAAGTTGCCGGTGTGCTCGTTCCCGCAATGATTGTTTTCTACATGGGAGGGGCGTTACTCATTATTTTGATGAATATCTCCGGCGTGCCCGATGCATTTGCACTCATTTTTAAAGAAGCTTTTACGGATACGGCCGCCACAGGGGGATTTATCGGTGCAACCGTGATGATGAGTATTCGATTCGGTGTGGCACGAGGCGTTTTTTCCAATGAATCCGGTCTTGGTTCTGCGCCGATCGCGGCTGCAGCCGCACAAACCAACCACCCGGTAACCCAAGCGCTTGTCTCCATGACCCAGACTTTTATTGATACGATAATCGTCTGCACCGTGACTGGCCTTGTTTTAATTCTCTCCGGTGCATGGAATTCGGGTATTACCGGTGCTGAATTAACGACCATCGCCTTTGGAAAATCCATTGCCGGAGGCGAATATATCGTTTCGCTGGGGCTTTCTCTTTTTGCTTATTCCACCGTGTTGGGATGGTGTTACTACGGTGAGAAATCTATTGAATACATTTTAGGCGTGAAAGCAATTTTGCCCTACCGCCTTGTTTACATTCTGTTTGTGGGACTGGGCGCTATTGCAAAGTTGAGTTTTGTTTGGACGGTTTCCGATGTTTTCAACGGATTGATGGCGGTACCCAACCTCATCGGTTTGCTTTTACTCTCCCCGGTTATTTTGAGAGTAACCAAAGATTACTTTGGTGATCCGTCATGTAAAGAAGACGCGGCGGAGACTGCTGAAGAATCTCTTTCAGGGTGTCGAGAACAATCGTAA
- a CDS encoding sensor histidine kinase — MKIDQVLNNLLSNAIKYSHPKGRIQVSLFTAAGYVNISVRDHGVGIPKEEQENIFEPFHKTRDEGTAGEKSTGLGLAIVRRIVTGHHGKIWLESASNQGSTFTFSLPLDLSL; from the coding sequence TTGAAAATTGACCAAGTGCTCAATAACCTTCTCTCGAACGCCATCAAATATTCTCATCCGAAAGGACGCATTCAAGTCAGCCTCTTTACGGCGGCAGGCTATGTAAACATCTCGGTTCGTGATCATGGCGTGGGCATTCCCAAAGAAGAGCAGGAGAATATCTTTGAGCCGTTCCATAAAACGAGAGACGAGGGGACGGCTGGTGAAAAAAGTACAGGTTTAGGGCTGGCTATTGTTCGACGTATCGTCACCGGGCACCATGGGAAAATTTGGCTGGAAAGTGCCTCGAATCAAGGATCGACATTTACGTTTTCATTGCCTTTGGATTTATCTCTTTAA
- the flgC gene encoding flagellar basal body rod protein FlgC, translating to MDFMTALDIGGSSLSAQRTALNVTSMNLANAKTTRTLQGGPYQRKTVVFESTPVDTPFSSAMQTAMDRDTHGVKVLGIVNDDRPFRMQYEPGHPDADENGYVAYPDINVIEEMANLINVSRNYEASVTSIQSVKQMFSKALAIGR from the coding sequence ATGGATTTCATGACAGCACTCGATATCGGCGGATCGTCACTGTCTGCTCAGCGCACAGCCCTGAACGTGACGTCGATGAACCTGGCCAATGCCAAAACAACCCGCACGCTGCAGGGTGGGCCATACCAACGTAAGACGGTGGTCTTCGAATCGACCCCTGTTGATACCCCGTTCTCTTCCGCCATGCAGACTGCCATGGATCGTGACACTCACGGAGTCAAAGTTCTCGGCATTGTCAACGACGACCGGCCATTTCGCATGCAGTACGAACCGGGGCATCCTGACGCCGATGAAAACGGCTATGTGGCCTACCCCGACATCAACGTCATCGAAGAAATGGCCAATCTTATCAATGTTTCTCGCAACTACGAAGCCAGTGTAACGAGCATCCAGTCGGTTAAACAGATGTTCAGCAAGGCTCTTGCAATCGGTCGTTAA
- a CDS encoding tetratricopeptide repeat protein: MSGHLDYEINKELGECYLFMGEMDKAEEYYKKAVASNGVHAEPYLGLATIAVQLGDLDKAYALYVKASKIEENDRALAGMALIELESGRLDEAYINFSRAVTLNPENHVALFGLVRLGHMDNNLERIIPHLRDCLQNDPLQNDIRFSLAGCLVSLGEVEEACQQLEYILENEPGHAAATELMQYVAADAA; this comes from the coding sequence ATGAGCGGTCATCTCGATTACGAAATCAATAAAGAACTCGGCGAATGCTATCTTTTCATGGGCGAAATGGACAAGGCTGAAGAATACTACAAGAAGGCCGTGGCCAGTAACGGTGTTCATGCTGAACCATATCTCGGGCTTGCTACTATTGCCGTGCAGCTTGGCGACTTGGATAAGGCATATGCCCTGTACGTGAAGGCAAGCAAGATCGAAGAAAATGACCGCGCCCTTGCTGGCATGGCTTTGATTGAGCTTGAAAGCGGACGCCTTGATGAAGCCTATATTAATTTTTCCCGGGCAGTTACGTTGAATCCGGAAAATCATGTTGCCCTGTTCGGCCTGGTCCGTTTGGGACATATGGACAATAACCTGGAACGTATCATTCCGCATCTGCGCGATTGCCTGCAGAATGATCCGCTTCAAAATGACATTCGTTTCTCGCTGGCCGGTTGTTTGGTGAGCTTGGGCGAAGTCGAAGAAGCCTGCCAACAACTTGAATACATTCTTGAAAACGAACCCGGCCATGCTGCCGCGACGGAGTTGATGCAATACGTTGCAGCCGACGCTGCATAA
- a CDS encoding sigma 54-interacting transcriptional regulator: MQVKIKLIFEDRVGVVADISRVVAGMDMNIKSIEVVVKKGLANVFAEIHSIRSIDAIRQLFKSLVRIPHILDIKFINTLPREESENRFKTILDNMSDGIISIDAYGRMQTINKVAAQMYTGGDQDVIGRSIKDIIPGDVDLLKCLSGGEFEDVKKIISTTKGNMHFFSSVKKICDVRGRVLGAVQISKDIKTIRTLAKTLSNKDEIDFYSIIGQHPAILNSIRMAQTISKTDSIISIQGASGTGKELFARAIHTESGRQGPFVALNCAALPEQLLESELFGYERGAFTGGKREGKLGLFEVAREGTVFLDEIGDMPLSSQVKILRVLQENKVRRIGGENEVPISARIITATNRDLGREVEKKRFRRDLYYRINILPLYIPSLRDRMSDLPLLAKYFLDCLKAKLDIPCHSFSQEAMDKLYNHDWPGNVREVKNVVERAAILCKKSFIQDEFILFSHELQGNSSFDGIQDSEKVLSGGLRKEVADFEKALLQKALEANLSIRKTARSLGVSHTTLLNKIKKYNIEWNENEPLE, encoded by the coding sequence ATGCAAGTAAAAATAAAGTTGATATTTGAAGATAGAGTTGGTGTTGTCGCTGACATATCGAGAGTTGTTGCTGGCATGGATATGAACATAAAATCTATTGAAGTTGTTGTAAAAAAAGGGCTTGCAAATGTTTTTGCAGAGATACATTCCATCAGAAGCATTGATGCCATTCGGCAATTATTTAAATCATTAGTACGTATACCTCATATACTCGATATCAAATTCATCAATACACTTCCTCGCGAAGAAAGTGAAAATCGTTTTAAAACCATTTTAGACAATATGAGCGATGGAATAATATCTATTGATGCATATGGAAGGATGCAAACGATTAATAAAGTTGCTGCGCAAATGTATACCGGCGGGGATCAGGATGTCATAGGGAGGAGTATAAAGGATATTATTCCAGGTGATGTTGATTTGTTAAAATGTTTGAGTGGTGGAGAGTTCGAAGATGTAAAGAAGATAATTAGTACGACAAAAGGGAATATGCATTTTTTTTCTTCTGTAAAAAAAATATGCGATGTTCGCGGAAGAGTGTTGGGAGCTGTTCAGATATCAAAAGACATAAAAACAATTCGAACATTAGCGAAGACACTATCAAATAAAGATGAAATTGATTTCTATAGCATTATTGGACAGCATCCAGCGATTTTGAACTCTATTCGAATGGCGCAAACTATTTCTAAAACGGATTCAATTATCTCAATTCAAGGTGCAAGTGGAACAGGAAAAGAGCTTTTTGCAAGAGCAATACATACAGAAAGTGGAAGGCAGGGGCCTTTTGTTGCTCTTAACTGTGCTGCATTGCCAGAACAGCTTTTAGAAAGTGAGCTGTTTGGTTATGAGCGCGGTGCGTTTACAGGAGGAAAAAGAGAAGGAAAATTGGGATTGTTTGAGGTGGCTCGGGAAGGAACGGTTTTTCTTGATGAAATAGGTGACATGCCTTTGTCGTCTCAAGTGAAGATTCTCAGAGTTCTTCAGGAAAACAAAGTACGAAGGATTGGTGGAGAGAATGAAGTTCCAATATCTGCCCGCATTATTACTGCAACAAATAGGGATCTGGGACGAGAAGTTGAGAAGAAGCGTTTTCGTCGTGACCTCTATTATAGGATAAACATTCTCCCACTGTATATACCGTCCTTACGTGATAGAATGTCTGATTTACCTTTACTGGCTAAATATTTCTTGGATTGCTTAAAGGCAAAGCTGGATATTCCGTGTCATAGTTTTTCCCAGGAAGCGATGGACAAACTTTATAATCATGATTGGCCTGGGAATGTTCGGGAAGTGAAAAATGTAGTAGAGCGTGCTGCAATTCTTTGTAAGAAAAGTTTTATCCAGGACGAATTCATACTTTTCAGTCATGAATTGCAAGGAAATTCGTCTTTTGATGGGATTCAGGATTCAGAAAAAGTACTTTCAGGAGGATTACGGAAAGAAGTTGCAGACTTTGAAAAAGCATTACTCCAAAAAGCACTTGAAGCAAATTTGAGTATAAGAAAGACAGCAAGATCTTTAGGAGTTTCTCATACAACTCTGTTAAATAAAATAAAAAAATACAATATAGAGTGGAATGAAAATGAACCACTGGAATGA
- a CDS encoding IMP cyclohydrolase yields the protein MEFLPIKRALLSVTDKTGLVEFAGYLQDNGVELVSTGGTRKKMLDAGLNVISVSDVTGFPEMLNGRVKTLHPNIHAGVLADKDNPEHLTTLESFNLRPFDLVCVNLYNFAQAKANKLPLKQAIEQIDVGGPTMLRAAAKNFHGMLVAPGPETYDVIKADLDANDFAASLKLRKDMATKTFALTAEYDAMITDYLSSTDA from the coding sequence ATGGAATTTTTGCCTATCAAACGCGCTCTTTTGAGCGTCACCGACAAAACCGGCTTAGTTGAATTTGCCGGTTATCTCCAAGACAACGGTGTTGAGTTGGTTTCCACCGGAGGAACCCGGAAAAAAATGCTCGACGCCGGATTGAACGTCATCTCGGTCAGTGATGTGACCGGTTTCCCTGAAATGCTCAATGGCCGTGTGAAAACACTGCACCCCAACATTCACGCTGGTGTGTTAGCGGATAAAGACAATCCGGAACACTTGACGACCCTTGAGTCATTCAATTTGCGGCCTTTTGATCTTGTCTGCGTCAATTTATATAATTTTGCCCAGGCGAAAGCCAATAAACTGCCGTTGAAACAAGCCATCGAACAAATTGATGTTGGCGGACCGACCATGTTGCGTGCTGCAGCCAAAAATTTTCACGGCATGCTGGTCGCTCCCGGCCCCGAGACATATGATGTGATCAAAGCCGACCTCGACGCGAATGACTTCGCGGCTTCCCTCAAGCTCCGTAAAGACATGGCCACCAAAACATTCGCCTTGACCGCCGAATATGATGCCATGATCACGGATTATCTGAGTTCGACTGACGCGTGA
- a CDS encoding cobalamin B12-binding domain-containing protein produces the protein MLTETTYQEYLGHLIFGRKRACVAVVTELLDEDIDLHTLYIRLFQRSLYEIGALWETGKVSVAIEHMATAITEHALTLVYPRLFQGERIGKSAIVACVANEYHQIGAKMVADVLELHGWDAYFLGVNTPVEELLTFVEEKRPDAICLSLSIYFNFSHLVDLIKHIRERFPTTPIWTGGQAFRWGGTDIGTLFPDVTYIPSLSALENFIQGKSL, from the coding sequence ATGCTTACCGAAACAACATATCAAGAATATTTGGGGCATCTCATTTTCGGGCGCAAACGCGCATGTGTTGCCGTGGTTACGGAATTGCTCGACGAGGACATTGACCTCCATACGTTGTATATTCGCTTATTTCAGCGATCCCTCTATGAGATCGGTGCACTTTGGGAGACGGGAAAAGTGTCTGTTGCTATTGAACATATGGCAACGGCAATTACGGAACATGCCTTGACGTTGGTCTACCCTCGGCTATTTCAGGGTGAGCGCATTGGAAAGTCAGCAATTGTGGCCTGCGTGGCCAATGAGTATCATCAAATTGGCGCCAAGATGGTGGCTGATGTCCTCGAGCTTCATGGCTGGGACGCGTATTTTTTAGGTGTCAACACTCCCGTTGAGGAACTGTTGACTTTTGTCGAGGAAAAACGACCTGATGCCATTTGTCTTTCGCTCTCTATTTATTTCAATTTTTCTCACCTCGTTGATCTCATAAAACACATCCGAGAACGATTTCCAACGACTCCCATTTGGACCGGTGGTCAAGCGTTTCGATGGGGCGGTACTGATATCGGAACATTGTTTCCTGATGTCACGTATATACCGAGCCTCAGCGCCCTTGAAAATTTTATCCAAGGTAAATCGCTATGA
- a CDS encoding histidine kinase dimerization/phospho-acceptor domain-containing protein has product MTLLSVPETVYAFVCEASGLVYFECDSHGCILFANDTARRMTQRDFEKQDVHFHDVLVDFNGYFQFEGMLEHSGKPHLLHFSVPGGSPQSYRVRFFPADGRVCVIGEADTAELAFLQQELLSSTTELATTTRKLQKANAELTKLNDLKNHFIGMAAHDLRNPIGGILAYGMFLQEEADVLSSEQIEFLEIITSSSRYMLGLIDDLLDFVRIESGRLSLESSRSILSSSSNIMSNSIRLLPLRNRSS; this is encoded by the coding sequence ATGACGTTGTTGTCTGTGCCTGAGACCGTCTATGCGTTCGTTTGTGAAGCGTCCGGCCTGGTCTATTTTGAGTGTGATAGCCATGGTTGTATCCTGTTTGCCAATGACACCGCACGCCGGATGACTCAACGCGATTTTGAAAAACAAGACGTCCATTTCCATGATGTTCTGGTGGATTTCAATGGATATTTTCAATTCGAGGGCATGTTGGAACATTCCGGAAAACCACACTTGCTGCATTTTTCTGTCCCCGGAGGCTCACCTCAATCGTATCGAGTGCGTTTTTTCCCAGCCGACGGCAGGGTCTGTGTGATTGGAGAAGCCGACACCGCTGAACTGGCGTTCCTGCAGCAGGAACTTCTTTCCTCCACAACGGAATTGGCCACTACGACCAGGAAGTTACAAAAAGCAAATGCCGAACTCACCAAACTCAATGATCTCAAGAATCATTTTATCGGCATGGCTGCGCATGATTTGCGTAACCCGATTGGGGGGATTTTGGCCTATGGAATGTTTCTTCAAGAAGAAGCCGACGTCTTATCGTCAGAGCAAATAGAGTTTTTAGAAATAATCACATCGTCAAGCCGTTATATGCTGGGGCTTATTGATGATTTGCTCGATTTCGTGCGTATTGAGTCGGGAAGATTGAGTCTTGAATCAAGCCGGTCGATATTGTCGAGTTCGTCAAACATAATGTCAAACTCAATACGTTTATTGCCGCTGCGAAACAGATCGAGTTAG
- the flgB gene encoding flagellar basal body rod protein FlgB has product MKTFFPSEIGLTSKVLDIRLDRQNIVMSNLANADIPQYKARRIEFEEELQSALGRDARGKMTQTTKEHMPSVFNPNTFEGEFEEKWKPRAVAGADAVDLDKEMTIMAKNTLMYDALTQVIKKNFEGMKNVIQSGSR; this is encoded by the coding sequence ATGAAAACTTTTTTTCCTTCGGAAATCGGCCTGACAAGCAAGGTTCTCGACATCCGACTTGATCGTCAAAACATTGTCATGTCCAACCTGGCCAATGCGGACATCCCCCAATACAAAGCCCGCCGTATCGAGTTCGAAGAAGAGCTTCAATCAGCTCTGGGTCGAGATGCTCGCGGCAAAATGACACAGACGACCAAAGAACACATGCCCTCCGTGTTCAACCCGAACACGTTTGAAGGCGAATTCGAAGAGAAATGGAAACCCAGAGCTGTTGCCGGTGCCGATGCCGTGGATCTGGACAAAGAAATGACCATCATGGCGAAAAACACCTTGATGTACGATGCACTGACTCAGGTGATCAAAAAGAACTTCGAAGGCATGAAAAACGTCATTCAGTCTGGCAGCAGATAA
- the hflX gene encoding GTPase HflX, with the protein MRALDRLFQRRYPSVGGVSNEQARELAAISFGIGRQVGVLIDRKGRPSMVIVGTPDGIYIPDLSRSRVAGTRLRGLRLVHTHLRGEGLSEEDLTDMLFLRLDSITALNVTAMAEPGMMYWAHLLPPGQPGPDDEPYRIFGPVRFDQVDFDFEGQAIALEDELGRSGEALARDETGREGVAILVNVSSQPRAEAEASLEELADLAKTAGLSVAETVIQRVSKVNPKFIMGKGKVAELEILALRTGAQTLVFDRELSPAQIRNLAEVTERKIIDRTQLILDIFAQHATTRSGKLQVEMAQLKYLLPRLVRQGHAMSRLMGGIGGRGPGETKLEMDRRKVRERIDRIKSDLKKLRKRRGNTRARRAKVGLPVVSLVGYTNAGKSTLLNTLTKSKVLAEDKLFATLDPTSRRLRFPQDKELILTDTVGFIRELPAELREAFQATLEELEAADLLVHVADAAHPELENRIEAVNGILHEMDLGDIPVILALNKWDIATPATREIILSRYPDAIPVSALSREGLRPLVRYIVDRVLWRERVDGATMYDGTSAFADELYTVSSEYENETDPLKD; encoded by the coding sequence ATTCGGGCATTGGATCGACTGTTCCAGCGCCGCTATCCGTCGGTTGGCGGTGTCAGTAATGAGCAAGCCCGTGAATTGGCCGCCATTTCATTCGGTATCGGTCGGCAGGTCGGGGTGCTTATCGATCGTAAAGGCAGACCCTCAATGGTCATCGTAGGGACGCCGGACGGTATATATATTCCTGACCTCTCTCGATCACGTGTCGCTGGAACGCGTTTGCGTGGCTTACGTTTGGTGCATACCCATTTGCGTGGAGAAGGCCTTTCCGAAGAAGACCTGACCGACATGCTCTTTTTGCGCCTGGATAGCATCACAGCACTTAACGTGACGGCAATGGCCGAACCCGGCATGATGTATTGGGCTCATTTGTTGCCCCCTGGCCAACCTGGTCCGGATGATGAGCCGTATCGTATATTCGGACCGGTTCGTTTTGATCAGGTTGATTTTGATTTCGAAGGGCAGGCGATTGCTCTGGAAGATGAGCTTGGTCGAAGTGGCGAAGCTTTGGCCCGTGACGAGACGGGGCGTGAAGGTGTTGCTATTTTGGTCAATGTCTCAAGTCAGCCACGGGCAGAAGCCGAAGCCTCACTGGAAGAATTGGCCGACCTGGCGAAAACTGCCGGTTTGAGTGTGGCCGAAACGGTCATCCAGCGTGTTTCCAAGGTCAATCCCAAGTTCATCATGGGCAAAGGGAAGGTGGCCGAACTCGAAATTCTCGCATTACGTACGGGAGCCCAGACATTGGTGTTCGATCGCGAGCTGTCACCCGCGCAGATTCGCAACTTGGCCGAAGTCACGGAACGAAAAATTATTGACCGCACACAGCTTATTCTTGATATTTTTGCGCAACACGCCACTACCCGTTCGGGGAAACTCCAAGTAGAAATGGCACAGCTCAAGTATCTGCTGCCGCGTCTTGTACGGCAAGGCCATGCCATGTCTCGTCTCATGGGGGGAATAGGTGGACGCGGTCCCGGTGAAACCAAGCTGGAGATGGATCGACGCAAGGTGCGCGAACGTATTGACCGTATCAAGTCGGATCTGAAAAAATTGCGTAAGCGTCGTGGGAATACTCGTGCCAGACGGGCGAAAGTTGGGCTGCCTGTTGTTTCTCTTGTTGGATATACGAATGCCGGTAAATCAACCCTGCTCAACACCCTGACGAAAAGCAAAGTCTTGGCTGAAGACAAGCTTTTCGCCACCTTAGACCCTACAAGCCGACGATTGCGTTTTCCACAAGACAAGGAACTCATTCTGACAGATACGGTGGGATTTATCCGTGAATTACCTGCCGAATTACGGGAAGCGTTTCAAGCGACGTTGGAAGAACTTGAAGCAGCCGATCTGCTGGTTCACGTAGCCGATGCAGCGCATCCGGAGTTGGAAAATCGTATCGAGGCTGTGAACGGCATTTTGCATGAGATGGATTTAGGAGACATTCCCGTTATACTGGCGCTCAACAAGTGGGATATTGCTACGCCGGCCACTCGCGAAATTATTCTGTCCAGGTATCCCGATGCAATCCCTGTCTCTGCCTTGAGTCGCGAAGGATTGCGTCCGCTTGTACGCTACATCGTCGATCGAGTCCTTTGGCGTGAACGCGTCGATGGGGCCACGATGTACGATGGTACTTCTGCTTTTGCCGATGAACTCTATACCGTCTCGTCGGAATACGAGAACGAAACGGACCCGCTAAAAGATTGA